Proteins from a genomic interval of Benincasa hispida cultivar B227 chromosome 7, ASM972705v1, whole genome shotgun sequence:
- the LOC120080937 gene encoding loganic acid O-methyltransferase: MIRSSIKWESDGQNDHGGAMKGASIDSCPANGGHGSHSYSKNSYYQKSSVDIVRIKIEEEIKEKFSTTNLISSSSSSSNTIRLADLGCATGPNTFWTMQYIIDAMKSNLKSPCPNSPKLSPNFQVFFNDQITNDFNTLFLSLPQQRDYFAAAAPGSFYGRLFPDSSIHFVHTAYSIHWLSAVPAEVRDKRSAAWNRGRIHYIGAAEEVVEAYAGGFAADMERFLEARAEEMVGGGIMVMICLGVCDGVSPSQLPFRILYDNLAFALIDMAKEGLLNEDEVDSFNLPMYITCPKEMRKLIEKNGHFSIERIELTESATWVKENIDIRVWINHVRAAMEGTFIEHFKKKELMDEMFERVIRKLSNYPEEINEKLHEKVQLFAVLKRKEDAFLN; this comes from the exons ATGATTAGAAGTTCTATAAAATGGGAAAGTGATGGCCAAAATGATCATGGTGGAGCTATGAAAGGAGCTTCTATTGATTCCTGCCCTGCAAATGGAGGCCATGGTTCCCATAGCTACTCCAAAAACTCCTATTATCAG AAATCATCTGTAGACATAGTGAGGATCAAAATCGaagaagaaatcaaagaaaaattcaGCACAACAAAcctaatttcttcttcttcttcatcgtcGAACACGATTCGTCTTGCCGATTTAGGATGCGCAACAGGACCAAACACCTTCTGGACAATGCAATACATAATCGACGCCATGAAATCAAATCTCAAATCTCCTTGTCCTAATTCCCCTAAACTTTCCCCCAATTTCCAAGTCTTCTTCAACGACCAAATCACCAACGATTTCAACACCCTGTTCCTTTCTCTGCCACAACAACGAGACTATTTCGCCGCCGCCGCGCCTGGATCCTTCTACGGCCGCCTCTTCCCGGACTCTTCTATCCACTTCGTTCACACAGCGTACTCGATCCACTGGCTGTCGGCGGTGCCGGCGGAGGTGAGGGATAAGAGATCGGCGGCGTGGAACAGAGGGAGGATTCACTATATAGGGGCGGCGGAGGAAGTGGTGGAGGCTTATGCGGGTGGATTTGCGGCGGATATGGAGAGGTTTTTGGAAGCTAGGGCTGAAGAAATGGTTGGTGGAGGAATTATGGTGATGATTTGTTTAGGGGTTTGCGACGGCGTTTCTCCTTCTCAACTTCCTTTCCGGATTCTTTATGATAATTTGGCTTTTGCTCTCATCGACATGGCCAAAGAG GGGCTTCTTAACGAAGATGAAGTGGACTCATTCAACTTACCAATGTACATCACATGCCCAAAAGAGATGAGAAAATTGATAGAAAAAAATGGGCATTTTAGTATTGAGAGAATCGAGCTAACAGAGTCAGCGACGTGGGTGAAAGAAAACATAGACATTCGAGTGTGGATCAATCATGTAAGAGCTGCAATGGAAGGAACCTTCATCGAACACTTCAAAAAGAAGGAATTAATGGATGAAATGTTTGAAAGAGTGATAAGAAAACTTTCAAATTACCCTGAGGAGATCAATGAAAAGCTTCATGAAAAGGTCCAACTATTTGCTGTTTTGAAGCGCAAAGAAGATGCTTTTCTAAACTAA